The genomic segment ttaataaaacaatgatgTTAGTTTGTTCAAACTTGCCTAATATAAACTgttttaaaaccctttaaaaaccttttaaaacccttttaaaagagttttaaaaggttatttaataaaaaaaatgttttaaaacccttttaaaaaggatttaaaatccttttaaaagggttttaaaacttctaaaacgggaaaaacccttttacaatagttttaaaaggttttaaaggggttttaaaagagttttaaaagggttttaaaagagttttaaaagggttttaaaagagtttaaaagagttttaaaacgGTTTTAACGggcttttaacaattttaaaatttaaaagggttttaaaaggttttaaaagggttttaaaaggttttaaaacccttttaaaacccttttaaaaaacaattgaaaggtttttaaaaccattGCAAACACTTTATAATTACATGTTGTAAGGAAGAACTCTCTCATGGAGAACCGAAGAGGTTGCATGTCGACTGTAAACCATAAGTTTCTCCCTCTTGTCTTCAGCCTTCTCAGCTTCAAGTAGTGGAATAATTTCCCAGAAAATTTGATGTCTCTGGTCGAAAGATTGATGATAGGCCCAAGGAAAGAAGATTGAAGCTTCGTGAAATATTCTTTACCTAATGCCTCTTTAACTTTGTCAACTAGGCTTAAGTCCGAATGTTGACATATGTTTGCTCCAACAATTGGTTCAAAACCCATATCATATATTGGTTCTGGTAGTGCAAGGGCTTCAAAATCACTTGATGCCATCTGTTAAAGATTCACACTTAATTAGACTTTTCAACGGATTTACAAGAgatttaaaaaggtttttaaaaatcaacatcACACGTTAtctgtagtgaccctcactaagggtagaaatcccaaaaaaaaaattcgaggAAATGGCCCAGAAAAGACTTAAGGAAGTAGCGGgagtaaaacaaagaagaacgaccACAATAAGTCCGAGGAAAAATTCATGAATCGGAGAATGGCCGAGTCAAGACTGAAGTGACTGGAGGTGCGATCGAGACCTTAAGGCTGGTCGAAAATTATCAGTCTATGCGGAAATAGCATCCGCGGAAAGTCGGGTAAGTACCGGGAAAAATACCGAGACATCCAAGGAGTGGTCGAGACAATCCGTCGAGATGATCGAGAGAATCTGTCGAGGAAATCCATCGAGAATGTCGAGAAAATCCGTCGAGAGTTGCCGAAGGGATCGACAATGTCCGAGAGACCGAGAAAACTATCCGATTTTGTCGAGAGGATCGATAGCGTCCGAGTTGTCGAGAGAGTTGTCCGAGAAATGCCGAGAGAACCGACGATAGTCGAGCGATGGTCGAAGATGGTCGAGAAATGTCGAGAGATGATCGACGACCGGCCGACCCGACAAGACTCCGGAAATTACGgaatttgttttctcaaaaatcaACCAATGAGAATTCATGCAAGTTAGGAGAGGAATCAAAGGGGGATATTCTATGGAATCTCTACAACAAAGTTGGAAGTGGAAGACATAATCATTTCCATGCAGCCAATAGAATTTCATGTAAGGTGTGAATGCAAAAGCATGCAAGATTCCTTTGGCCAAGTGTTGCTTACACTCAACAAGTGTACAAACAAGAGATTGTGTGGCCATAAGTCTAGGCAAAACGTCCAACATGCATTGGGCCAAGTTGCCACTCTCTTCCTCTATATAAGGACCTCTACTTCCTCTCATTTTCACCCAAAAATCTtaagtaaagaagagagagagaaagaaaggagaggaagagagaaagggGAGAGAAACGAGAGAGGGATTGCCGAGAGAGATCACCGAGAGGGGGAGATCGAAGCGAAGTGCTGCTTGTGTCGAGAGGAGACGCAGTTTGCGGTAAAGTTGGTCGAGAAGCTGTCTAGCGCGAGAGGAGAATTGTCTGATCCGCGGTGCCGTGAAGTCCAATCATCACCGATCACGTCCAGGTGAGTTCTGCGGTAATTGTTTGTTGCATGTAGACTAGATTCTTGGTAGAATCagttaaattgttgcatgcataaaCTTGGTAGGATTCACGCTAGATTCATGTTAAAGATTACATCGAATTtgagctaggaatcaccatgcaagATCGCGAATGAATTTGGATGCATTTTAAGCAATTTTGGACTTGCATAAAATTTGGGTTTAGTCGCATGCATGATCGAACCTAGTTTTACTTGAATTTATTCTTGTTGAAAAACCGGTTTCATGCATGATTAAATGATTAAGTATTTTGCAATATATTGCATAATTTTAATCGAGGTTAAGACATGCTTAAATGAACCTTAAGGATTTAAATGATTAAAACGAATAGGTTGCATGTAAAGTGGGAGCTAGAgatttaaatggttaaatcaTAAACGGTTGCATGCATAGTCAAACTTGTTGCATTAACTTGCTTAAGTTGCTTATATTgcttgcatgcatgtagaataatcttaagttgcttgatttattttcttgcttcttgttgattattccatgttaattttcttgcttgatttcatGCTAATGTGCTTGATTTATCAATGCTTGAACTTGTATTTGTGTGTTTCAANNNNNNNNNNNNNNNNNNNNNNNNNNNNNNNNNNNNNNNNNNNNNNNNNNNNNNNNNNNNNNNNNNNNNNNNNNNNNNNNNNNNNNNNNNNNNNNNNNNNNNNNNNNNNNNNNNNNNNNNNNNNNNNNNNNNNNNNNNNNNNNNNNNNNNNNNNNNNNNNNNNNNNNNNNNNNNNNNNNNNNNNNNNNNNNNNNNNNNNNNNNNNNNNNNNNNNNNNNNNNNNNNNNNNNNNNNNNNNNNNNNNNNNNNNNNNNNNNNNNNNNNNNNNNNNNNNNNNNNNNNNNNNNNNNNNNNNNNNNNNNNNNNNNNNNNNNNNNNNNNNNNNNNNNNNNNNNNNNNNNNNNNNNNNNNNNNNNNNNNNNNNNNNNNNNNNNNNNNNNNNNNNNNNNNNNNNNNNNNNNNNNNCGAATAGGTTGCATGTAAAGTGGGAGCTAGAgatttaaatggttaaatcaTAAACGGTTGCATGCATAGTCAAACTTGTTGCATTAACTTGCTTAAGTTGCTTATATTgcttgcatgcatgtagaataatcttaagttgcttgatttattttcttgcttcttgttgattattccatgttaattttcttgcttgatttcatGCTAATGTGCTTGATTTATCAATGCTTGAACTTGTGgttatgtgttttaattttagcTTAGCCTCTCGAATTTGTTTCCTGAGTCTTAGCTAGTGTAGTGTATCGATAATTCTGGTTCCTTAAGCGgttgtcacgcgtgagttcccgacgaccactcacgTGGGGACACTGTCACGGCTAactagctactagcgtgaccgctacatgacgatgtagctaagTTGCGGGCTCATtgctggtgacctttgtggtctcggcatgggaGATGGTACGGAACGGAATAGattatcgaagggccctaggtgtAAAGAGTTTAGAGCATTCAAGTATTCCTTGTCTAAGTCTATTCGTCTTTACATGCGTGTGTTGTCTAAGATTTTAGGATAGTTCAAGTATCCCTTgtttattctagtcgtcttagAGAGTTGCGTTTGGTTCAAGAGTCTAAGTGCTCTTTAGTCGTCTTGTGCTGTGTATAGCGATGTCTAGATCATCGAGTCAAGTCGTTGAATCTAACTTTTCTCGCTTGTGTATGGTTTAAATTGCTTCCGCTATGACttttgttgcgttgctttgattacttgctAGCTTGTttgccttgcttgttttctttgcttgccgggGTAGTTGGGTTGGGAAGTTAGTATCCTGTTTAGGAGAAAGGGGTACccagactcactgagtaatcttagattactcatgataatattttggtcttgcagggaagcctaagcGAGTTTAGAGCcggagcaaacattagggtaccggatagggttttacgtgttctttgtaaaatcttatattttgtaaacggttatgtttattttcccgactatctttatatattgctttaatgatttatttatgatgaattattttattaaagtgatatatatacggttttcaggaaaacatggcaagttgcaaacgatactcggccttgtccgggccaacacaacgcgtGCTATGGgacgcaagggttgcaaagcctaagcgaacCTCGGCCGTGGGTGGAGTcgcgtccaggaggactggtcgggaagctgcagcttccgtccctcgaccggaccaCCAGGGTGCGGTTCCCACAACAAGTAGCGTCTCGGCGCCGTCCGATGGCCTCCGTGGTCATAgagcggttcgggggcgttacattATCGATTTGAAGTCGTCTTATCAACACACTTTATCGACATAATTCAACTACGACCGATCCAAATTTACAAgactttactaatttcaaatccatatcaaacacaattatcgATCTGAATGCGTCATATCTGAATCTGGATCGATATCAAAGAAACAGAAGGGgcttttaaaaactaatttacgagaacataaatccaaatttaaaagagtttacatattccagatcgatatcaaagaaatttaaaagCCTTAAATTTAAAAAAGCGATAGTCCAAATTGATAGCGATAGTCCAAATTGATAAAcccagaaagaaacaaagaaagaaggaacCTGCCTGCGATAGAACCGGAATCGATGTCGGGAATTACGTGTACGAGAGACGAAAGCGCAGAATCACCGCGAAGAAAGATCGAAAATCGCCGGACGTgaagaaggatcgagaatcgtcgattgaggaagaaggagagaaggacGGCGAAGTGAAGAAAATTAGGTTTCCTTCATTAAGGGCAAAATTatctttttcaccaaaaaaaggGTACCCTTAAAAATGGACGCTTCCAAAgggcatttttaaaaagtggaaTGGAAAAATGGGCATTTTTGCTTTTCCCCCGTAAATTAATAACTATAagttaacatattataataaaacaaattaatgctTACAATCTTAtatgtaacatgttttttttgttcaaattatATAGCCTAACAATgtttaaaataacaattaaagGCATTAAAATTAAAGTGTGTTCCAATATAGATGAACCATACATAAAATAACAAGAATaaagaatttaattaattttgtaatattttatatcatatgatatataaatataatataacttaTCTTTGTGTTTTGCAAAACATGGGACTTCGGTAATTTTTGCTTCCATCCCATCCCATTTCCAATCGGGAATAAAAGTTTGTCttataccaaaaagaaaaattatatcaaGAATCTCTCATATTGGGaatgtgtgttttcttttaactaTATTTAATTCTCAAAACCTAACTAATTTGATTAAGCGTCAATTTTGAAAAGGTTAAATATCTACTTTATGATGATATCAAAACGGAAATACGAGCTCTCCGTCTAAATATTTTAACATgattaggaaaaaataaatgggATGACCTAAATTATCAAGCTGTGCAAACACACCTCAATGTGGGTTTCATAAAATGGGTTTTATATgggtcaaaaaaatattaaatctgtTGCGGGATACACCTATCAAGGTGTGTTTGTGCAGCttgataattaaaatttcaaagtGAAATCATAAGTATTTCAAATATTCACAAACTTACTAAAACCAGTCCAATTTAAATTTGAGTTATATTGACAAATATGACTCTGCACATACGTGCGTGTCCGAACCTAGTTATACATTAAAGGTGATGAACATTTGGAAAGTGAGAAAAAATCAACAGGCCCGAGATAGGTTTTATGTTGATTTCTTcctatttatgtaaataattgaAGTGATCAAGTGTCGATAGGTCAACTGGTAAAGACTCTCTGACAAAGTGTAGAGGTTGCTGGTTTGAGAAACGATGCTTGGAAAGAGACTATATAAAATGCTCTGATCCCTAGCTTGAGGGGATGTATGGGCTTAGGTCCGGAACCtcttaataattcaaaaaaaaaaattgaagtggAGTCAGAAACTTTCATGCACATTTTTAGGTGTATATGAAATGTGcatatttattttgaagatCTAGCGGTTCTAACCATGTTGAATCTGAACTTCGAAGTGGACGAATTTGGGGAGTGTATCTGTTAAACCGAAATAACCAAGGTTAAGATATTTAAACATGCATTTTTCTAAACCGGAATAACCAGGCCTAAGATATTTTgcatttgtaaataaaattaaaaaaaaaagatgatatgagaactataatttaaaatcttaacaaaatcttccaaatctaggtattaaaaataatcatattaccTACTTGGtgataaaatcttagttttaaaaattctgattggttatatatttttaaaaataaattataattttcatccATAAttagtttgaaaaataaaataatttttattttgaaaattaataattatttaaattattttattagaaatttctgatgtattgtttatatttggtcaaactatttattatatttattaaattaagtaattaatttttattaaatatttttaatggtatttgaatgtaaatttttacattttttaaggttagtttcatatttgtacttctcaattaatatagtaggatttatGACATTAATTAAAGTATGTTgcttaagttttgttttaattttttttttttgatatttttgattagtttttttgttctacgagaaaaacaaaactcttgGGAGATCTCCAGCCAATTGATGCAAGCTATTTCCGAGAAGAATTTATGACATAATATGGGATGAATTCAGATAAAAGACTCTTcggaaattaaaacaaaaatactcttCGGGAATAGTGTTAATGAACCATCTcctatacttatatatatatcttctttctaTGAATCTCATAAGGGCATCCGCAATGGGGAACACTTTAGaatgttcttagagtaaaaatattatgaaaataatctaaaatcaatagttaagatcttttgttaaaaagttaattattgggagaacatatttaagatcataagatttaataatataatattcttaaacatattacatttataaaaactgtaaaaataacatttaaattgcaaacttataaaacttgtactaaaattcaaaatacaataccacattttaatgaaacaaaaaaaacattcaagattaaaaaaaaaacaaacaaacatattacttaattaaaacaaacaaacattttatttaattaatacatagtttaaatcaaatcctcttttaatttgtgaaaaattgtttccaaaaaattgtatccaatCACAGCTTGCCACGTGAGCTTAGAACTGAGCCTAGATCAGTTCTATATCAAGAACTGGACAACATGTTCTTATGCCACtattcattatatttataattttaatgggCTAAGAACACACCAACTGTTCCCCCATTGCGGATGGCCTAAGATAAAGAAAATTTCTCAAAAGCTCTTCTTACCTGTCCATAGACATGGCTGGGCTTGGAAATCAAAATAACTTACTTTGTGAATCATCCAATGATGAAAACGACGTTGATGATTGTTCCGCAACGCTGCTTGATCTAAAAGCTCTTGATTGTCCCATTTGCACTGATGCCCTGGGCGTTCGGCTATCTCGGGTTAAACGGGTTGGGTTATTCGGTTTTGGGAAAATTCGGTTTTTGAAAATTCATACCGAATTGAACCGAAACTAAATTTGGTTTGGGTTAATCGGTACACGGATTATTCGGGTCGGTTATCACGTTATAAATTAATTCGGAATTCAAAccgatttttttcttattcggTTAATTTGAAccgaataaacaaaaaaataaaataaatgggcTTAAATCAACAAATACAAATTTACACAGACCTAAAAAAATAGGTCAAGACAAATAATGGGTCTGAAAACAAGTCCAATAGTGAAAAGCCCAAATGGACAGATCCAACAAATATTAGGATTTTCCAGAATGGCTGTGGTTGCAGCTAACGATGACGGCGATGTGAGACGGTGAAGATGTGGTTCTTGGGCGTCCAATTTTTTACCTAACATCATGAACACCAAATGAGAATCGATTAAATAAACCAGTGAAAGTAAAATCACCAaacagcaacaaaaaaaaacagttaagaTCTTAAAACGACGAGGAAGACATACATCAACACTAGTACCCTAAAAAAAGTAACGAACCCAGAAGAATAATTCTCCAAATCTAATCAGAAGTTACAAAGATTTAGAAAGAACTTACATAGtaaagaataaaacatataattaaagagaaagaagaagagcttaccTATATAAGATTGGAGAAGTGTTGAATGGATGGAGTTTTTGGATCTGAGGAGTGAGGACTCGCAATGAGGCAGccaaagaagacaaacaaaacgTATTAGGGTTAATGAGTTATGTTATTAGCCTTATATATGGCTCGGTTTAGGTATAACCGATTGGATCCgattaccgaaccgaaccgaaccgaaccgaaatccgattGTCAAAATCAATTGCGCCGAATGGTTATACTGAATGTCTTCGGTTTGCGCCGAAAATGTCGGTTTGATCGGTTTCTACGGAACGCCCAGGGCGACACTTACTACTCCTATCTTACAGGTTACGTATCTTATTAATACTTTTTTACTTTAATCTCAATGTTGTAGCAAAATTTTCGACATTGTGTTGGTAATTCAAAATCGTTTACtattgctttttaaaaaaaaaatcgtttcaaTACTGATTTAGTAGTAAATTtgttcttttgcatttttagtGTGACAATGAACATATATCATGTTCGACATGCTGTAACAAATTGAGGAACAAATGTCCTTCGTGTGCTCTTCCCAATGGTCACATTCGTTGCAGAGCAATGGAGAGGGTTATCAAGGCAGTCATTGTACCATGTCCAAACGTCCAGTTTGGTTGCAAACAGAAATTTTCTTACGGAGAAGATTTAACTCATGCGAAGGAATGTACTTTCTCGCTATGTTCATGCCCTGCACGGAGTTGTAAGTACACTGGCTCTTATAAGGATCTATACTCTCACTTTAAAATTCACAAAGGTGAACGCGGATATAGTTATCGGTTTACTTTTGGAGATAAATTCGCTGAAGTATACTTTGAATTGACTGAGTACACTTCAGTTGTTATGAAGGAATGTAAAGATGGTCTATTGTTTGTTGTTCACTGTTTCACTGAGCCACATGGTGTTTATGTGACTGTAAGCTGTATTGCTCCTTCTGC from the Camelina sativa cultivar DH55 chromosome 12, Cs, whole genome shotgun sequence genome contains:
- the LOC104734105 gene encoding E3 ubiquitin-protein ligase SINA-like 8; the encoded protein is MERVIKAVIVPCPNVQFGCKQKFSYGEDLTHAKECTFSLCSCPARSCKYTGSYKDLYSHFKIHKGERGYSYRFTFGDKFAEVYFELTEYTSVVMKECKDGLLFVVHCFTEPHGVYVTVSCIAPSALEVGEFSCHISTVVEKYNMTFDLPKVKKIQKLNFLTPEEDLCWFPPISCMDVKR